From a single Oreochromis niloticus isolate F11D_XX linkage group LG4, O_niloticus_UMD_NMBU, whole genome shotgun sequence genomic region:
- the LOC100695743 gene encoding beta-1,4 N-acetylgalactosaminyltransferase 2-like, protein MSISTNSKLFAIAVVGVLFIVFGFYFGNLCNWTSELASNNLPTSKQRHSSGSLHYKSSLPTQRRLPGPCTCSDGSTILKDHIPKDQYEELMQRRAKEFQQYKARTNSVLSKLLFALPNSPLQYPIQGVIVRPLTATAIPGLGLHAEEGNSYKVLLTVSNGVLTTETSTAEATVQGSGGTKLIIESNSLLVLNNLLAKVSYTSTIYHINTGDLVTFQFENYEAAFPITIQQPHVPVLYDMGTDISSQVTIVTKTFLRYKQLRVLLDSIRKFYSNIKVIIADDSLEPESVTGENIQHYIMPPAQGWFAGRNLAVSQVTTKYFLWVDDDFLFSEKTKIEKLVEVMEAVPELDVVGGSVQGDTFHFSILYEEGDENEGGCLYRKSGGKFHPLPSYPQCHLASGVVNFFLARTDAMQRVRFDPKLQRVAHSEFFMDGLGSLMVASCGDVTIDHQPKTAENHNPTYNKFRSPGRNDGEFKLQLHFFKNYLKCIRYG, encoded by the exons ATGTCTATCTCTACAAACTCAAAGCTTTTTGCGATTGCTGTTGTCGGTGTGCTATTCATCGTGTTTGGATTCTATTTTGGGAATTTGTGTAATTGGACAAGTGAGCTAGCCAGCAACAATCTTCCAACATCAAAACAAAG GCACTCTTCAGGATCTCTACATTATAAGTCATCTTTGCCCACACAACGTCGCTTACCTGGTCCATGCACCTGTTCTGATGGCTCTACAATTCTCAAAGACCACATCCCAAAAGACCAATATGAGGAATTAATGCAGCGACGAGCTAAAGAGTTCCAGCAATACAAAGCCAG GACTAATTCAGTACTATCCAAGCTACTTTTTGCTTTGCCTAACTCTCCTCTGCAGTATCCTATCCAGGGCGTTATAGTACGACCCTTGACTGCCACTGCAATACCAG GTTTAGGTCTGCATGCTGAAGAAGGAAACAGCTATAAG GTTCTCTTAACTGTGTCAAATGGTGTCCTAACCACAGAAACTTCAACTGCAGAGGCCACTGTTCAAG GTTCTGGAGGGACGAAACTGATTATTGAGTCTAACAGCCTGCTGGTCCTCAATAATCTGCTGGCCAAAGTGTCCTATACCAGCACAATCTACCATATAAACACTGGAGACCTTG TCACTTTCCAGTTTGAAAACTATGAAGCCGCGTTTCCCATTACCATCCAGCAGCCTCATGTACCAGTCCTGTATGACATGGGAACAG ATATCAGCTCTCAAGTCACCATTGTCACAAAGACCTTCCTGCGCTACAAACAACTGAGGGTGTTATTGGACAGCATCCGGAAATTCTATAGTAACATAAAAGTGATTATTGCAGATGACAGCTTAGAACCAGAGAGCGTTACTGGAGAAAACATCCAGCATTACATCATGCCTCCAGCACAG GGCTGGTTTGCAGGCAGAAATCTGGCTGTCTCCCAGGTTACCACCAAGTACTTCTTGTGGGTGGATGACGACTTTTTGTTTTCAGAGAAGACGAAGATAGAGAAACTTGTGGAGGTGATGGAGGCAGTCCCTGAACTAGATGTG GTTGGTGGGTCAGTACAAGGGGACACGTTTCACTTTTCTATTCTATATGAGGAAGGAGATGAAAACGAAGGTGGCTGCCTATACAGGAAGTCTGGTGGGAAATTCCACCCCCTTCCTAGTTACCCACAATGCCATTTGGCCAGTGGAGTGGTCAACTTCTTCCTGGCTCGTACAGATGCCATGCAGAGGGTGAGATTTGACCCTAAGCTCCAGCGAGTAGCGCATTCAG AGTTCTTCATGGATGGCCTGGGCTCTTTGATGGTTGCCTCATGTGGTGATGTGACAATTGACCATCAACCTAAAACAGCCGAAAACCATAATCCTACCTACAACAAATTCAGAAGCCCTGGAAGAAATGATGGAGAATTCAAACTgcagcttcattttttcaaaAACTACCTTAAGTGCATTAGATATGGATAG